In Dromaius novaehollandiae isolate bDroNov1 chromosome 13, bDroNov1.hap1, whole genome shotgun sequence, the genomic window tgatgaaaaaataaaaggaaaaacctCACACTATCACTGCATACCTTCCAGCTCATCTGATGCATTTGGTTCCCTTTTCCAACTCTCTCTCTACTGGAGGGGAGAGAATattttcctgcagctgcagcactgtTCAAAACAATCCTTCATTCTTGGCACTGTTGCAACCAGGTTTCagctttgggggggaaaaaaaaaaaaaaaatctttcagtgtgtgtatctgtatttcaaataagcagaaaagcaaaaaatgataAAGCAGATTTGGCAAAAAAGCCCATGTTCCCCTCTCCGGTTGGGCCTTTGGAAGGGAGCCCTGTGCACAGATGCTGTGATTTTAAAACCACTATTTTcaaacatctaaaaaaaaaagtcagcaactCAGTGACGGATTCCTCAAAGTTGTTCTTAGAAAGCCACAGatatcatacacacacacaaaggatcAAATGTCAATGAGATCAAGCACTGTAAACTAACCCAGGTGACAAGACAAGGCAACAAATGCTGTTAGCCAAGCAAGCACTGCAGATTCCTTCCTAAGTTATCAGCAAATGCTTTGTTTTCACCTCTCCCTGTTATTCTGCATGCAAGAAACCTTATCAAACATGTTTTTATCTTGACAATTAAATCGCATGGGCAGCCTGCTCTATTTAATCTTTATTACATTCTAATTAGCCTTGCAGAACCTAGCACTGCTCTCCTGAGAGCTAGTTCCCTCATGAAGTCCCTGCCAAAACAATACCCATGGCACCCTCGATTTCTCTGCACAAGGACAGCCAGTGCCTTCTGGTGTCAACTCAAGTCATCACTCATTTGCTGCAACAGACATGCTTGTATCCCATCTGCTGTCCCTACGGGCTACAGCAACACTCTGCTGCAAAGAAAGCGATGCCTTGAGGAGAGTGGCTGTGTCATGGAGCAGGGGCAAAACATCCTTTGAGAGTGTCAGACCCGCCCCTCCTGACCTCAGCACATCATCAGGTCTCAAGGCAGGACATTCCGCCAGTAATAAAGGGTTCATTTGTAGGACTACTGCTTTCTTGGCCAACACATGACAAATTGAACTGGAGGCCTCCACAACAAAGGGAAAACCTCCTACATCTAATGCTAAAAAGGAAGAAACTTCTACTGGTGTATGCATCAGGGGTTACAGTAGCTCTCACACAGACAAGATGTGGGGATCCTTTCGTAAGGATCCCCAGGTTTCTCCAGGCAGTGCAGCGACATCTCAGAGCTGCTGGTGCATCTTACAACCACTGCCTGCATATTTGACAGAGGGGTCGTGACTCCTGTTCCGCATCAGGAgcgaaggagaaagaaaacctcAGATGGGATTCACAGAGAAAAACCAAGATGATGTAACCAAAGAAGTTTATTATAGAAACCCTTGGAGACAAGTTCTGGCCCCAGTCAGGGTGGGGAATTTGGTATTAGGAAACCATTCCAATGTGCAGTTTGTCTTCACCGACTCAAAACAACTTTTGAAACAAAATGACAGTATTGTACGCTCAAGCCTCAACAGAACAAGCGCTTGGACAGCCATCATGTTCTCCTAGACCCTCCCACAACCTCTAGGGGATTAATAGCATATTCAGTGCATTAACCAAGTAGGCATATGACACTGGTCAGCCCAGAGGCACTCGTATGGAGCAGGCGAGAGCCAGAGTACCAGAGAGCCTGCTGGTGGCACATCAGGCTCAGCTGCTTGGTTCAGTGCGGCTAACCAGTGCTCCCAGCATGTTTCTGCACTCACACAGAACATCCCCAACATCTAGACTGAATCTTCATAGAATGTCTTTGCCATGGCATGTGCAACTTTCACCACCTTCTTCTCCTTGGCGTCCGGGCCCATGTTGCTACGGGCTAGTTTAATCCAGTACTGCTCCGTCCTGGACAGATAGTCTGCTTGTTTCTCATCAGCCTGAACAGATGGGTGCTGCTCTTCTCCTAGTACACAAcggaaaggagacagaaagagagGTCACAAGCAGCTAATGAAGGCAAGCTGCTCTCCCATGTGTCAGCCCGGCCGAGACTACTCTTCAGCTAATATGTTTAAATGTAATAGCTTAAAAACCTATCAGTGGCCAAGGAAACTTCCCCGGTGTCCTGAGAATAGTGTACTATTACaacttttttcctgctgaaaaaaatctcagctggcTGCCATCTAACCgccttttcaaaataaaaggaaaaagggaaaaaaaaccttccttGATCCCAGCTTGAAAAATGTCTCTCATCCTATCTATGCAGAGGTCACACATTGCTGTGACAGTCAACCTCAATTTTGCCATGCTGCACCCCTGAATGGGAAGCAGTGCTTTAATCACAGGGGCAAGCAAATTTCTAATCACAAATAAGGATGCATTTGGATGACTGCTGGTAAGCTACTTAAAGCCTTTGCACAGGATTCTTCTCCTACAGACAATAATGAACAAATTCCTCTTTCACGTGAGGCCTGCCATAGATTGATATTAGTAAAAACACTACCACACTATCCAAATTCTGCTGCCTTTgtatactgaaaaaaatcacagtgagcTCAAGTCACTGTTAAAATAAGCTGGCTTGTGTTGCTAATTCAATGCAGATGGGATTCCCAAATTCTGAAACCATGTTAAATTTAAAGGCAAGCCAATGAGGCCTTCTGGGCTAACAGCCAAACGAGCAGGTACTATACCAAAAACCACTTTATattagtagtaaaaaaaaaaaaaagtcttgatcaTTACCTTCCTCATCTTCGCTCTCCTcttcagagctctcctcttcttcccctccctctgcaCCTTCCGTATCATCCTCTTCATCTGATTCTGACTCCTCCAACCATTCTTGTGCTTCTGTGATgagaaaaacagataaaagaaataaataacaaacTGTTTCCCACTCCTACACCCAGAACTGTCATGGAGGGATGTTCTCTCTCATTAAACTCCTGGTTTCTGCCACTGACTTCCATCATGGATTCAAAATATTACCTAACTTCAAACAGCCTCAATTTCCTCATCTGTGACGTGGAAGTGGCCAAGGTTCACTCCCCTTTGGGCACAGTGGTGGCAAGTGACTGGTTTGTAGGTTCAATGTAAATCCGCAAGGACTGAAAACAAGTCCAAGCAGTTCAGACCTCATCTTCACTACAGGCTCCTTGGGTGACCACAGCAAATTGCATTATCACTTGTGAAATGGCAGTAACAGCACCTAGGCAGTCTAGAGCCAGGCAGATGGGAATATGAAAAATTTATAAAGGCACTCAGGCATTAAGATCATTAGGAGGGGAGGGCAGAAGGGGGACACACAGACAAACCTACAATAAAGAATCATTTATGGCTTTTCCATTCTGAGTACTGCCAGCTCACTGCACCTATGAACCCCACTGCAACCTGTTTACACCACAGACCTCATTCACAGAGCTATTTTTACAGTGCTTGAAGCAGCTGTGACATGTTTCTTATTTAACTGCCTGCTGCCACTGTGTGCAGAGACAGACTCCCCTAGTCTGACTGTACCAGTCACATGAAGAAAGCTCTGGGGCAAGCACAGCAGCAACCTCCATGGAGCGATCAGAAAGTGCTCTTTCCCTACACACACAGCCGACAGCAGGCTTTGACAGCCCAGTATTGCTTAGTCTACCAAGGCAGAGATTATCACTCAGGAAAGAGGCTATTCCTTGATATTTCGCTAAGATGCTTTGTCAGATCCTGGATCTTCAACTTCCAAGTCCAGAGAGCattgtgttttctctctcctatTCTGCCCCTTACAGTGAGCCTTCAGGcacaggcaggaggcagagaagaTTTTCTAGATCCTGTGCTGGCAGCTGTCCAAGAACTGTTCAGAGATTTGGAATGTCAGCATTTATCACACCTCTGCATTTCCCCTGCACTTTGCTCACTACGCAGTCTCTCCCAAGGCTTCTGTTAGTCTCTGGCTAAGGCCTGCATGCTCTGCGGTACCTGGACCCTCACCGCCCTGGGCAGGAGTGAACTGGCAAGAGCACACATCCCTTTCCTCTGCTGAGTGGACAAGAGCGTGGCACAGCAGGACTTCCCAGGCTATATCCTGCCACCAGGGAACAAACGAAAACCCTGTTTACGTGTCTTGGTTTTCAAAGCAAACAGACCAGAGCTCACACCTACACTTACAGCAAAGCCCTGGACCAGACAGGCTTCTGCAGTGACGGTGACCATAAGATACCATATATGACAGAAAGAAGCTTGGGAGTATCTGTGAAGAAAGCACCACTATTCAATGGCTCATTGTCACCCTTAGAGCAACTTCCCTAGGTTGTTTCTAAAATACAGGACTGCTGGAAGCCATATCCTGGTGGACACTATGTTAGAGGCACACAGAGAGCCCACCACCAGAACTTACTTGGATCCATCTCCACTAAAACTTTCCATTCTTCCATTTTGTGCAGGTCGATGCTGTAGAGGTCACTGAGAGTGAACTGGCGATCGCCCACCTCAAACATTCCCCCATACACATAGAGAACCCCATGCTTCACAGCCAGCATGGCATTCGAACGTGGACATGGTTCCACTTGTTGACCCAAGGCTccatcttcttcctcctcctcctccgattcagacctctctctctcttctgcaggCCCAGAGATGACCTGCTTGATTGTCATGACAGTCCCATCTTCTGCCACCACCTCTTTGACTATCTCCACCGGGCCTTGTGGAAGTTGCTTCTCCATCTCATCTCCTGTCCCCTCTGCCTCAGCTTGTCTGCCACGTCTTCGTTTCCTCTTCTCCGACTTTGGTCCCTGTTAATAGGAGAAGGGAACAACGTGAGACTGGGTGTGACTGTGTGCAGCTAACAACATGTACAGCAGCTAACAATGCTATGGATGCTACTGGGAGGGAGGTGGgagaatttaattatttttcactagGATTGTAAGTCTCAGGTGATAGGTGCAAGCTCCCACAAAGCATGAACTTCTACCAGCCATAAAACAAAGGGCAGTGAAACCCAGGGAGAACCTGTGGTGGGAAGCTGTTGCCTCTGCTAATGGCAACAtgggctggagagaaggaaaacagctcttttgttctgtcttgcaggcatgcacacatgcatgcgagcatgcacacacacgcatgcactcTCAGTCCACTAGCCTGTGAcaggagcaaaagaaaataacCCACCATTTTGTGAAATCAAAACAATTGCTGGGTGCTAAATTACAGTGCTTTACCAGGAAGCACTCCAGGTCTTCAAAGTACTGTATGAAAGGGCTGGAAAACAGTTGGCTAGGAAGCCAGAAGCAAACACCTGAGTGGATGTTTGCCTGTTATTATGTGATTGACTTCTACTCTTTGAGAACAAAGCCAGAAACAATGGAGGTGGAAAGAAGGAAGTTCAACCAGGTCATGTGCACCTCACTTCCTACTTGAGAGCAGTTCAAACAAAGACAAAGATCTGAGGGTCATATTTCTGAAGTTCTTATGAGCCAAGAGTTAATATTTCATCTCTTCTAGCAGCTCATCTacaagaggaaaagcagagagtTTTCCTGATCCCAGTGCAACACAAGATCTTTTCACAGTAGCTTCTACTTAACTAGCTCACGTCAAGCTTACATATCTGACCTGGAGCTGGCCTCCAGTAAAACACCGTAACTATGTTTTCATGCTGCCTTGCTTCGTTTTGTATTACACAACAGGATGCATGAAGCCTGAGCCTGGGAAGGTGAGGGGGCTTTACCTCCTAAACCATTCGCACTCTGTGCACAACTACCAGGGCTAAGAGGCTTCCTTTCTCCCCAGAAGGGTCAGAGTCCACATCAAATTGTGGGAATGGGACATGGCAGCATAAAGCTAGAGAACACGGTTGGTCTGGAAGCGAAAGTCCACTACAGTTGCACATTCCCACCTTGACGCCTATAGCCTTTTCCCCTCTCCACAATTAGCTGGTCACAGACCAAAGCAGCAACCACACCTGGTGGCTCAGCTTCTGGGATACCCTGAGTTACTGGAGATACAGACTTGCTCCTGGAGAAGCCCACTGCAGGAAAGTTGCACGGGACCCAAAAGGGCCCAGAAAAAGGAGGTGTTTCAGACAACCAAGGGGGATGAACTGAAGACATTTGCATTATATTCAAAACATGACCTTAAGCTGTCCAGGAAACCAGCGGTTTTTCCCCATATCGTAGAAATAAATATCATTGAAGAAGTCCCCTTCAAtgctctcttcctcttcctcatcatGCACACCTCCAAACAGAAGGGAGCGGTTATTGGGACTGATCGCCACAGAGAAGCCAGACCTGGGAGTAGGTTTCACTCCAGAGGGGTTGAGCCGACTCCATGCCCACTTGTCTGCTAATGGATAAAAGGAAACATGAGCATCAGCAAAGGGGAAACTTGATCATTTTCAAATCTTCCAGGGCCCTTCAGTTCTCCAGAAATCTTTCCAAGTATCTCAGCAACCCATTTTGGACACTCTCAGAACTGCACAGTGCACATTCAACAATAACATTAATAGAATCACTTGCATTTCCACTTCAACCACTCAGCTAAGCTGCACATCCCTCTACCTGTAGAAACCAGTTGTGTCTTcaataaaagcaaatgcagagAGCTATCTTCAAGGAGTGCTTTCTGGAGGAAGAGGGGCCTCTTAAAAGGTGTAGGCACCTTCACAGGAAGGTAGAGTTCACAACAGGACTAATTATAGCCTTAGAGTACCAAGGAAAGGTACCCTGGCTACACCAATGGGGCCCACCCCACACCAGTTCCCTCCACAGGTCCCTTCTAGAGAACATCTGATCTGCCAAGTTGCACCATTGCCTTAACATCAAGGATAAGCACAAAACCCATAGTAAGGCGGCCCAATCACACTTAGGAGGAGTACTTAATGGTGGGAGAAGGTTTGTGCCCTCTCTGAAGCCCTCTACTTTTGCTCCAGACCCTTCTACTGTGGATTTAGAGCAAAGCCCTAAAATGCAGGTTGGGAGAAGCATATGCACTGGCTAGGAACTGCACGCTTCTGAAGAACTGTAATTTCAACAAGATAAACTATAAAAAGGACTTAACGCAAGTAGGCTCTGGAATCCAGGCAATATATGTGACCAACCCTCCTTCCCAATTCCCTCTTCAGTACTGTCAGGTCTAAAGACATCAGTCACAATTTTAACATTTTAGAAATTGAGCTCAAAGAAGATTGCCCCATTCCCTGAGCAAAGGACAGACTACAATTCTTTCTTATGGAAAGAGATGGTGGAATTCCTATTTCTGGGGACAATCACACATggagaaagacaaacaaaaaaaccccgcTGTTGATAATTTCCCTGCATTACCTAACCTCATGAGGTCACTTCCCAGCCTTGTCTATTAGAGTCTAAGAATGACTGATCTCTACCAAACAGAGCTTGTCAGGAACAGGAATTTCCACAGTGTGGGAAATTCTGCAATCCCAAAGATTTTTTGTTGTGAAATAGAATAGCAACAATCAAAATTTCCCAGAGAAGAGGAATTTTAAAACGTTGCTTTGATTTCCTCCCACACAAACACCAAAAACCTTCTAAacaccatttcctgtagtttttcTGAAGCTGCCTGAGCAGGCCAGGGCTTCTCACACAGATTTGCAAGGAGCCTGGAAATCCTCCACTCCATCTCAATCTATCCCAGGATCAACAGGGAAGCATCAGCATAGACAATGCTGTGAGCTAGGAGTGATTCTCCAACAAAAAGTACACCCAACCTTCCTCAAGCAGCACTGGAGAAGTTTCTCACAGAAGTTTCTAAACCAGCTCCATTCCCCCAGCTGTTTCACTGTGTCAGAGCCACCATCTACCTCAGCTCTAAAATCAAGTCCCCTGGAGCTGAAAACCATGACTCTCCCTACAGGCTTCAGCTAACCAGCAAGCTTTGCTCAGCAAGGGAGACCCAGCCTCAATCTTTTCAGGACAGCAAAATGCACAGGGAGAAGGGGACAGAACAGTTTTGAGGTCTACAGTCTACTGCAGACAAAAGCACCTTTTTCCCTCGTTTCCTTTTACAGAGCACAGTGGTGAACACACCTTCTGCCTGCATACGTGATGGGGAAAGGCCTGTCTTCCTTCTCTAGTACACATAAccaaaaaggaagacaaaattcCTCTATTATCCCTCTGCAACTGCCTTTTTCATCACCCTAGCTCCCCTTTCTAATTTAGAGTCATGGTGCGCAAATGCACTTAACTACTCCtgggaaagaagaaatatttaaatcaatTCATGTGCTATGCTTAGCCCCAAAGCAAACTCCAGGACATAGTGCTTTTCACTACTAGGGAAGACTTGTTctaggttttgggttttttgggctGTTAACCAAAGCAGAGAGGGAACTTGTATTCACAGTCCTGCAGCATCacctccagcgcagccctcctagCTCCGATGCTGGTAGCCTACCTTCCTCCTTGCCTGAGCCTTCAGTCTTCAGCAGGAACATATCTGTATGCAGCGTGCCCTTGTCAACATCTTTCTTAATTCTCTGCGGAGAAGGCAAAGACAGGGATGCTCAGTGAAACAGCTTCAGTGGATCAAAATGCAGGGGGGGCCAGGCCCTTCAGGGCTTGGGAAGTCACCCACATCGGGATGGTGGTATGTACCATTCTTAACTCACCACCCCACGGATTAGCCCAATCACAGCCTGAATCTGTACATTCCCATGATGAAAAAGCCAGCACAGTAACTGCCTCCCggggaaaaggagaaagcacACAGATCGCCACGCTGCTGCTCTGGAGCATCAGGCAGCTCTCAATCGCAGCGTTCGAACCAGGGATACATCCTGTGCTGAGCAGTACAGGAGTTACTGAGCAACCCAAATGCCCCAGGAGGGAAGGGAACAAGCCAGAACGGACAGTTGGAGGCTGCTGTCTCATGACCTTCAAGCACGCCTGGCTCAGCCCCATCCTACAAGAGAGCAGTGGGAAACGCGTAACAAACCATAATTAACTTCTGCCCGTGACACTCCAGAGCCTCCCTCCACTCAGTGCTTGTTGGGGTGCGACACATACCATGGGACTCGGAGCCATACGAAAACTGCAGGATGCAGTTTAAGGGCAGGAATTTTGGCAtccagggaagagaagaaaattgtCACAggggaaaaactgattttttttttagggaaggaaggaaggacaggtAGCACCAAGGAAACAGGAGACCCAAGTTTCTGCCTTTTGCTGTGCCACAGAGCGTATCAGGTGCTCCCAAAGGAGACATGCAACATCTGTGCCTTGACTCCTCTACCTGTGATTAGAGCAGATACCTGCTCCACAAAAGTGGCCCATGACAACTTCCCATAGGGCTTGCGAGGCCCTCTGGGATTCTGCCCTCAAACGCCGAGCAGAAGCTCAGAGCGTCTGTGCGGTATCACTTGCAGGGCCCAAGCTTAATTACAGATCTCTTGCAAGGCCCAAGCTTAATTACAGATCTGTGCTTAGCACACACTTTCAGCCCCTGCCACCTCCCCATTTCCATCCCACTACAAGAGCAGAGGTGACAGTGCTCCCTCTCGACACCACAGCCTGTCTTTTAGCATTCAAGGTCCCAAGAAGCCTTAAGCAGTAGCTTTCTCTGCtgaacagaaacagaacagaagccCCATTTCCACCCCTACTACAGGCAACAGCAAGACACCAGCAAGGGCAGGATCAAGCCTCAGCTGAGCTAATTAAATGCATCATTTTAAACGCGattttcctctgctcctttcaCTGTAAGCCCCTGTACTCCAGTGCTCATAGCAACATGCAGCATATGAAAGCAGCACTATGCAACACCACCGTAGGAGGTCTTTTAATAATGTCATTATCCACCCATCCTTCATGCAGAGCTCCTACTTCCGCGTATTTCCCATCCTCCTGGGGGCAATGGCATTGCGATGCTGTGTAACAGCAGCCAGGACGCAGGCAGTGGATCCcagcagaagctgggggcaagacCAGCGTGCAGGAAGGAGCAGGGCTCCAGCACGCCTGGGAGCACCCCACCACAGTGACGGCCTGGTCCTGCTGCACAGCCGTACCCAACCCAGCACCTTGCAGCTGACAGGTTCTGCTGCTGCAGGTTGTGCTGCATTGTGCTGTTATTGCAGGGCCCAATATTCAACTCTTAGGAAAGAGAAAGGCggagaggaaagggaaataaaatgctttgggGGCATGGCACAACAAGGCTGTAACCTGGATGATGCTGAAAAGGCCCAGGGAAAGCTGGCAATGAAGCactggaggaaagaggagaactCTGCTCTCAGTGCAGCAGAAGGGAAGCTTTTGCTTACTCAAGGATTGGGGTCTGCCCTTAGGGCTGTGTTGgggaattttttgtttgtcttcttgCTCCCCACATGCACCTGTGCCTCCCCGTTATCACACCAAAGACATACGCTCTGCAAGACACGATGTCTATGATGGAGAAATCCCCTTCCATGCTACCACTTCAGAGAGGACAACAACTGCATTATTCTACCTACGGTCCCTGAGCAACCGAACCTCAGGCACACCAGGGACAGCAGACCCGCAGGAACAAACATCAGTGACAGTCTTATCTTCTGAAGAAGGGGATATACCATGATGACTCCTTCAGCCACTGCCAGCTTTCCAGCAGATGAAAAACAAGCAAGACAAGTTTCTGCACTGGTGAGAGGTTCTGAGGCACAGCTCGAGGACCTCTGGTGTTGGAGACGTCACAGCCTGAGGGCCAGGAGCTCCCTGCTTTGAACAGATCCCTGGGAGAGGGTCGCCAGGacaagaagggaaagaaacacTGCCATCAAGGAAAGGTGCTCTAGGTACCATGTACACCAGTTACATACGCTGGTGGTGCATGTATACTGGCATCCATAGCAGCAGCCTACAAGTTCAAGGGACTGTGAGTCACCTTACAGAGCAAGTAACACATTCTGGCAATGTCAGGCCTTGCTGTCCCTGTCACACATCCAGAGTAGCAGAAGTCACCAGCAAGCTGCAAGCTGGGCATGACTGAGCTACAGCAGCCTTTTTAGTCGGTCCCTCACCTCAAAGACCCTTTCAAGTCCCACCCAAGTAAACGGCTGTCAGGGATGGATGcagagaagagagggagggagggaagggcagggggCTTTGCACCTCCTTTATAGCTTTGAAGGCACCTCAGTGATGGCAAAGTGCCTGCCTGCTCACCATACAGCAAATGATGTTTGCTTCCTCCCCCGTCCCAGGTGGGTTCCTGCTTGTCCTTAGACGCTAGATCCAGCACATATACATACGTATAGAGGACACACAGGGTGAAGGTGCAGAAGCACAACTGTCAAGCACAGCAAGATGAGCACTGTGTGCATGAAGGGGGAGGAAATAACATATACCGAGAGCGCTGCCGGCTTCAGTATGATACAAGCTGTGAGAAATAACTGcattatttttctcctgaaaaccaCACAGCTCCCTGTAGTAAATACACTGCATATGCAACATGACAAAGCTTCTTGGGCTGAGAAAACCCCGATGAGGTGGAGTGGGAGTTAGTTATTTGTTGTTGAAGAGATGCTTGTTTTCTCCAGCTCACTCTGGCTCAAAAGCAGACACTCCGCCAGCAAGCAGTGCACTGCTGCTGGAGAGCAGAGAGCAATCCTCCCGCACCCAGCACACCTAGCTGCCCCAAGCAAATCGCTCCATCCATCGCGAGGGGCTCCCGTTCCCCACCCATCCTTCTTGCCTTGAGGTTCCAGATGTTTGCTTTCAAGCTGAAAACTCGCTTGGACATCCACAGTCTATGGTTTGCACATACAGGTGAATTAGCAAGTTAGAGGAGTTTTGCAGATATTAACTAAAAAACTCTAGCCCCAGTGACAGAGAGCAACAGACATGTTTTATCACTTTTCAAATGGCAA contains:
- the KLHDC4 gene encoding kelch domain-containing protein 4 isoform X2, translating into MGKKGKREKKGKGAEKTAAKMERKVSRRARKEEEDLEALIAEFQSLDAKKTQVIETSCPPPSPRLNGSLSAHPEKDELILFGGEYFNGQKTYLYNELYVYNIRKNSWTKVEVPNPPPRRCAHQAAVVPAGGGQLWVFGGEFASPNGEQFYHYKDLWVLHLATKTWEQIKASGGPSGRSGHRMVACKRQLIVFGGFHESARDYIYYNDVYAFNLDSFTWSKLAPSGIGPAPRSGCQMATTPEGSVIIYGGYSKQRIKKDVDKGTLHTDMFLLKTEGSGKEEDKWAWSRLNPSGVKPTPRSGFSVAISPNNRSLLFGGVHDEEEEESIEGDFFNDIYFYDMGKNRWFPGQLKGPKSEKRKRRRGRQAEAEGTGDEMEKQLPQGPVEIVKEVVAEDGTVMTIKQVISGPAEERERSESEEEEEEDGALGQQVEPCPRSNAMLAVKHGVLYVYGGMFEVGDRQFTLSDLYSIDLHKMEEWKVLVEMDPKAQEWLEESESDEEDDTEGAEGGEEEESSEEESEDEEGEEQHPSVQADEKQADYLSRTEQYWIKLARSNMGPDAKEKKVVKVAHAMAKTFYEDSV
- the KLHDC4 gene encoding kelch domain-containing protein 4 isoform X1 — its product is MGKKGKREKKGKGAEKTAAKMERKVSRRARKEEEDLEALIAEFQSLDAKKTQVIETSCPPPSPRLNGSLSAHPEKDELILFGGEYFNGQKTYLYNELYVYNIRKNSWTKVEVPNPPPRRCAHQAAVVPAGGGQLWVFGGEFASPNGEQFYHYKDLWVLHLATKTWEQIKASGGPSGRSGHRMVACKRQLIVFGGFHESARDYIYYNDVYAFNLDSFTWSKLAPSGIGPAPRSGCQMATTPEGSVIIYGGYSKQRIKKDVDKGTLHTDMFLLKTEGSGKEEADKWAWSRLNPSGVKPTPRSGFSVAISPNNRSLLFGGVHDEEEEESIEGDFFNDIYFYDMGKNRWFPGQLKGPKSEKRKRRRGRQAEAEGTGDEMEKQLPQGPVEIVKEVVAEDGTVMTIKQVISGPAEERERSESEEEEEEDGALGQQVEPCPRSNAMLAVKHGVLYVYGGMFEVGDRQFTLSDLYSIDLHKMEEWKVLVEMDPKAQEWLEESESDEEDDTEGAEGGEEEESSEEESEDEEGEEQHPSVQADEKQADYLSRTEQYWIKLARSNMGPDAKEKKVVKVAHAMAKTFYEDSV